In bacterium, a single window of DNA contains:
- the sasA_3 gene encoding Adaptive-response sensory-kinase SasA: MWSWLPPTWRIPIWVKFTGAFGVLVMLFLYIPLESLNRINRLIGEQQELQLQESAGAFARLLGEQARGIEASVQGVTMTRSVERNWSAWREAIDESFAGSNQLELQKAIVESQIVSVLDYLALVGPQGDLYLAHGGAETYNTPIPSGSLLRQLSLSTYAPEQAQRPRPSWTWGLEHHPPSSPEGSGPFLMVGGPVYLPDLTGQRWRYAGCIVGGRRLVATSLGSMVASSEGEPMQVLLGHQDGSLIWSTLSPTADPDRLLADFRAQDMLQPTIRPYWSSVGGTTHLVSVVDLGGIPEQAPQWKAGAPLLIAMQPENRSSMLLSDFREGVTSLAIGIILSSFLLSPLLALQLSRPMTTLTAAVERYARGEQEIPQIPVPPTRDELESLGQAFNAMVVQRQEADARRIRAEKLAVWRDIAQKLAHEIKNPLQPIRLHIELLARIAKRNPDAVAAQVPEAAELILIEVERLKHLADDFSNFARMPLPMLAPCPVEPLLCHAIELMQPQWPGIPMTLEPVPNLPPYALDAEKLSQVLVNLLKNAAEALQDGASGEPGIVLRVEEQPDGGLVLSVTDTGPGISEEAQPRLFTMYYTTKEEGSGLGLAMVQQIMLEHGGQATVESAVGVGTTFRLYFPASLRLTPQALGPENAPPPDEPGADESAVPNKAASGSDIPGM, encoded by the coding sequence ATGTGGTCCTGGTTGCCCCCGACATGGAGGATCCCGATCTGGGTGAAGTTCACCGGCGCGTTCGGCGTGCTGGTGATGCTGTTTCTCTACATCCCACTGGAAAGTCTGAATCGGATCAACCGACTCATTGGTGAGCAACAGGAACTGCAGTTGCAGGAGAGTGCAGGCGCGTTTGCCCGGCTCCTGGGGGAGCAGGCCCGGGGCATCGAAGCGAGCGTCCAGGGTGTCACGATGACGCGCTCTGTAGAACGGAACTGGAGTGCCTGGCGAGAAGCGATTGATGAGAGTTTCGCGGGGAGCAATCAGCTGGAACTTCAGAAGGCCATAGTCGAAAGCCAGATTGTGTCGGTCCTGGATTACCTGGCGCTGGTGGGGCCGCAGGGAGATCTGTACCTCGCCCATGGGGGTGCGGAAACGTACAACACACCGATCCCGTCCGGGTCCCTCCTGCGACAACTCTCCTTGTCGACCTACGCCCCAGAACAGGCGCAACGCCCGCGTCCCTCCTGGACCTGGGGGCTGGAGCACCATCCCCCATCGTCACCAGAAGGAAGCGGCCCTTTTCTCATGGTGGGGGGCCCGGTCTATCTGCCGGATCTGACAGGACAGCGCTGGCGCTACGCCGGCTGCATTGTTGGTGGGCGTCGGCTGGTTGCGACTTCGTTGGGAAGCATGGTAGCGAGTTCCGAAGGGGAGCCCATGCAAGTGCTGCTGGGGCATCAGGATGGGAGTCTGATCTGGAGCACGCTGTCGCCGACTGCCGATCCGGACCGCCTCCTTGCTGATTTTCGCGCCCAGGACATGCTCCAGCCGACGATCAGACCGTATTGGTCGTCCGTGGGTGGCACGACCCATCTCGTGAGCGTCGTGGACCTGGGGGGAATTCCGGAGCAGGCACCGCAGTGGAAGGCTGGGGCACCGCTCCTCATTGCGATGCAGCCGGAAAATCGGTCTTCGATGCTGCTGAGCGACTTTCGGGAAGGGGTCACCTCACTCGCCATCGGGATCATTCTGTCGTCCTTTCTTCTCTCACCACTGTTGGCACTGCAGTTGTCGCGGCCAATGACCACGTTGACAGCGGCTGTGGAGCGCTACGCCCGGGGCGAACAGGAGATCCCGCAAATCCCGGTGCCGCCAACCCGGGATGAGCTGGAGTCGCTGGGGCAGGCATTCAATGCCATGGTGGTGCAGCGCCAGGAAGCGGATGCCCGTCGTATCCGGGCGGAGAAGCTGGCGGTCTGGCGTGACATCGCGCAAAAGCTCGCCCACGAGATCAAGAATCCGCTGCAGCCGATCCGGCTGCACATTGAATTGCTGGCGCGCATCGCGAAGCGAAATCCGGATGCGGTCGCCGCTCAGGTCCCAGAGGCCGCCGAACTCATCCTGATTGAAGTTGAGCGGCTCAAGCATCTGGCCGATGATTTCAGCAACTTCGCCCGGATGCCGCTGCCAATGCTCGCCCCCTGCCCGGTCGAACCGCTCCTGTGCCATGCCATAGAACTGATGCAGCCCCAGTGGCCAGGCATTCCCATGACACTTGAGCCGGTCCCCAACCTGCCCCCCTATGCCCTGGATGCCGAAAAGCTGTCGCAGGTCCTGGTTAATCTGCTGAAAAATGCCGCAGAGGCCCTGCAGGACGGTGCAAGTGGAGAGCCGGGCATCGTGCTGCGGGTGGAGGAGCAACCGGACGGCGGGCTGGTGCTGTCGGTGACGGACACTGGTCCGGGGATTTCCGAAGAGGCACAGCCGCGACTCTTCACCATGTACTACACGACCAAGGAAGAGGGCTCGGGTCTGGGGCTCGCGATGGTGCAGCAAATCATGCTGGAGCATGGCGGCCAGGCAACCGTGGAGTCGGCCGTGGGGGTCGGCACCACCTTCCGGCTCTATTTTCCAGCATCGCTTCGCTTGACCCCCCAGGCATTGGGACCCGAAAATGCACCGCCCCCGGACGAGCCGGGGGCGGATGAGAGTGCAGTGCCGAACAAAGCGGCTAGCGGCTCGGATATCCCGGGAATGTGA
- the ribBA gene encoding Riboflavin biosynthesis protein RibBA yields MSTANDTTAAPASTPQFASLDEVLQDLRAGKFIVLTDDEHRENEGDLVMAAELITPEAVNFMETHARGWIVVPLEPARCQTLRLSLMVENSTERHGTAFTQTVDFAQGTTTGISAADQALTIRQLVHPDARPEDFLRPGHVHPLIYREGGVLVRAGHTEAGIDLMRLAGLQPGAVLCEIKRADGSMARLPDLEEFSQRHQLRLFSIQQLIRARMEQESLVERIAGPLLPTEFGEFRIVAYRNRLQPSEEHVALVMGDPFDPEEPVLVRVHSECLTGEVFHSLRCDCREQLERAMRQVAAEGRGVILYLRQEGRGIGLGNKLRAYELQDAGLDTVEANVHLGFSADKRDYGIGAQILKDLGLRKIRILTNNPHKLSRLKGYGLEAVERVPLIIESNPSNARYLSTKQSKMGHLMTTESEMQAG; encoded by the coding sequence ATGTCCACCGCCAACGACACCACTGCTGCTCCTGCTTCGACTCCTCAATTCGCCTCATTGGACGAAGTCCTGCAGGATTTACGGGCGGGCAAATTCATTGTTTTGACTGATGACGAGCACCGGGAAAATGAAGGCGATCTGGTGATGGCAGCCGAGCTCATCACGCCGGAAGCCGTGAACTTCATGGAAACCCACGCCCGGGGCTGGATTGTCGTGCCACTGGAGCCCGCCCGCTGCCAGACGCTTCGCCTGTCGCTGATGGTGGAAAACTCCACGGAACGTCATGGGACCGCATTTACGCAAACGGTGGACTTTGCCCAGGGCACGACCACCGGCATCTCAGCGGCGGATCAGGCGCTGACCATCCGTCAGCTGGTCCATCCGGATGCGCGTCCGGAGGACTTTCTGCGTCCCGGACATGTGCATCCGCTGATTTACCGGGAGGGTGGGGTCCTGGTACGGGCGGGACATACCGAGGCGGGGATCGATCTGATGCGACTCGCGGGATTGCAGCCGGGGGCGGTCCTGTGTGAAATCAAGCGGGCCGATGGCAGCATGGCTCGATTGCCCGATCTGGAAGAGTTTTCACAGCGGCATCAGCTGCGTCTCTTCTCCATTCAGCAGCTGATCCGGGCGCGGATGGAGCAGGAATCCCTGGTGGAACGCATCGCCGGTCCCCTGCTACCCACGGAATTCGGCGAGTTCCGGATCGTGGCGTATCGAAACCGGCTTCAGCCCTCGGAAGAGCATGTCGCGCTGGTGATGGGCGATCCGTTTGATCCCGAAGAGCCGGTACTGGTGCGGGTCCACTCCGAGTGTCTGACTGGCGAGGTCTTTCACAGCCTCCGCTGCGACTGCCGGGAGCAACTCGAACGGGCGATGCGACAGGTGGCAGCGGAGGGGCGCGGTGTCATCCTGTATTTGCGGCAGGAGGGTCGTGGCATCGGGCTGGGGAACAAGCTCCGGGCGTATGAGCTCCAGGATGCCGGCCTCGACACCGTAGAGGCCAATGTGCATCTTGGCTTTTCAGCAGACAAGCGGGATTACGGCATCGGTGCTCAGATTCTGAAGGATCTGGGACTGCGCAAGATTCGGATTCTCACGAACAACCCGCACAAACTGAGTCGGCTGAAAGGCTACGGGCTGGAGGCGGTCGAACGGGTGCCCCTCATCATCGAGTCGAATCCGAGCAATGCGCGGTATCTCTCGACCAAGCAGTCGAAGATGGGGCATCTGATGACCACTGAGAGCGAAATGCAGGCCGGCTAG
- the ribH gene encoding 6,7-dimethyl-8-ribityllumazine synthase — MTSTISGMLDGTGKSIAIVASRFNSIIVDRLISGAQDTLVRHGVDADAISLFRVPGAWELPMVCRRVVNKGSFDAVLALGCVIRGGTDHYDHVAREAATGLAQVALESEIPVVFGVLTCHTLEQAIERAGGKAGNQGSSAALTALELISLLEQI; from the coding sequence ATGACAAGCACCATTTCCGGGATGCTGGACGGGACCGGGAAGTCCATCGCCATCGTGGCGAGCCGGTTCAACAGCATCATCGTCGACCGCCTGATCTCCGGCGCACAGGACACGCTGGTGCGTCATGGGGTCGATGCCGATGCCATCTCTCTCTTCCGGGTGCCGGGAGCCTGGGAATTGCCGATGGTCTGCCGCCGGGTAGTGAACAAAGGGAGCTTCGATGCCGTTCTCGCCCTGGGATGTGTCATTCGCGGAGGGACCGACCATTACGACCATGTCGCCCGGGAAGCGGCTACCGGTCTGGCGCAGGTCGCGCTCGAATCGGAGATTCCGGTGGTGTTTGGAGTCCTGACCTGTCACACGCTGGAGCAGGCCATCGAGCGGGCCGGGGGCAAGGCGGGGAATCAGGGAAGCAGTGCGGCACTCACCGCCCTGGAGCTGATCTCGTTGCTGGAGCAAATCTAG
- the rcsC gene encoding Sensor histidine kinase RcsC, producing MDRTAPEDAGQSGWVAVSRLDTSVQHQLLLALVEQSFDACFVLDGAGEILAVNQAGGLLCGIEPASMLGKPLTQFLSLADAVAARTLNDLLQGTGVLTLSRRVTLRSGLDRALDLQVQRVLPDFTLLTVRDKSMIRALTATQLAEETRFRLLIDGLPEMVCRFLPDHTVVYVNPAFCSFFNKSAAELEGQIYNPLVMPEDLPEVEARLSRISAEHPQATTVSRVVRRDGSWRWTEWTTHGLFNAQGELTELISLGRDIHERRLQEESLRENEERLRLAAQATRDYIWDWNLLTNELTFGESMRLVAPGGWPPPAEAFAWWSERIHPEDRDRVTHSLEAAIRADENWTDSYRFMRDDGSWVEVVDRGHLVRNERGEVIRMVGSMLDLSEHRKIEEQLERTTEKLQFMLKSSQEGLWEYDFRTGEVFRNRAVWEMLGMSPQEESTSGDYWIERTHPQDVALLYESWETTLKAGRPTWSCNYRLRHSDGHYLHIADQGFFIYGADGSPLRAFGSMTDRTEQHRAEEELRKREATLALAQTIAHLGSWEWDLITGTQVWSEETFHIFGYDPETTTPSRATFFAAVHPEDAEMVRVAFAQALEGGKPFDVVHRVVHSNGAIRWANEQCEIIRDPGGAPIMIQGTTLDVTERVRASEEIREREERFRLLADSSPALIYLDDAEGKREYVNVRWLEATGSSQTALLGLGWLDRVHQDDIGNVMERYQQSLRQPEQYQMDYRLRFADGSWHWLLDSGAPRYGGDGRFLGFIGSCLDITGRKVTEDMQRLLSRLGGVLTGSPDVESSLIRLVQQCVPELCDLCLLDYQTDDPAVEAKELRRLALAHQDFSLRQQLMDLLPATAADYLVSGGLAWVSATKQTLMIENSLTPDSALNLAPLEPRLQELTDGHSGLLVPLILRGEVRGVLTLINTSERGTLHPTIRDTAEEIARRTALAVDNARLYHALQLADQRKEAFLATLAHELRNPSAAILSAAQLLRIPESDDAMREYAVELIERQGEHIGRLLEDLMDVSRINEGKVKLRLEVLDLRTVVTHAEKAHRLAIEDRGHELQVLLPADPVWIQGDATRLEQIVSNLLNNAAKYTPGHGHITLELTIELQSAEALFSVTDDGMGLEPHLVPHLFEMFFQAERGLARSKGGLGIGLTLVRMLVELHGGAVTAASPGPGLGSTFTIRLPLSGAPTETATPPDSDRVTDLPMEVVVVDDNVDVGQTMSRLIAFQGHRVTTLSDSTLAEAAIAEVSPDLVLLDIGMPGLDGYTLARRLQSLSCRRGMLLVALTGYGQEEDERLAQEAGFDLHRTKPLDRRELGLLLATAQARRAQREA from the coding sequence ATGGACCGGACAGCACCGGAGGATGCCGGACAAAGCGGTTGGGTGGCCGTGTCACGACTGGACACGTCGGTGCAGCATCAGTTGTTACTCGCCCTGGTGGAGCAATCTTTCGACGCCTGCTTTGTCCTCGATGGCGCCGGAGAGATTTTGGCGGTGAATCAGGCGGGTGGGTTGCTTTGCGGAATTGAACCTGCATCGATGCTGGGAAAGCCCCTCACTCAATTCCTGAGTCTGGCTGATGCTGTAGCCGCCCGGACACTGAATGACCTGTTGCAGGGAACTGGCGTCCTCACACTCTCCCGACGAGTCACACTCCGTTCAGGCCTGGATCGCGCCCTGGATCTCCAGGTGCAGCGAGTCCTCCCCGACTTCACGCTCCTGACCGTGCGTGACAAGTCCATGATCCGGGCGCTGACCGCGACGCAACTTGCCGAGGAGACGAGATTCCGGCTCCTGATCGATGGACTCCCGGAGATGGTCTGTCGCTTTTTGCCGGACCACACAGTGGTGTATGTCAATCCGGCGTTCTGCAGCTTCTTCAATAAGTCTGCCGCCGAGCTGGAAGGCCAGATCTATAACCCCCTGGTAATGCCTGAAGACCTGCCGGAAGTCGAGGCACGATTGAGCCGGATCTCTGCCGAGCATCCGCAGGCGACTACGGTCAGCCGTGTGGTGCGCCGGGATGGGAGCTGGCGCTGGACCGAGTGGACTACCCATGGACTGTTTAATGCCCAGGGCGAACTGACAGAACTGATCTCGCTGGGACGGGACATCCATGAACGTCGGCTGCAGGAAGAGTCCCTTCGCGAGAACGAAGAGCGGCTGCGACTGGCCGCACAGGCGACCCGGGACTACATCTGGGACTGGAATCTGCTGACCAATGAGCTCACCTTTGGCGAATCCATGCGGCTCGTGGCACCCGGCGGCTGGCCTCCTCCGGCGGAAGCGTTCGCCTGGTGGAGTGAACGGATCCACCCTGAGGATCGGGACCGGGTCACCCACAGCCTGGAAGCTGCCATCCGGGCAGACGAGAACTGGACGGATTCTTATCGCTTCATGCGTGATGACGGCTCCTGGGTGGAAGTGGTGGATCGCGGGCATCTGGTGCGGAATGAGCGGGGCGAAGTGATCCGGATGGTGGGATCCATGCTCGACCTCTCCGAGCATCGGAAGATCGAAGAACAACTCGAACGGACCACGGAAAAGCTGCAATTCATGCTGAAGAGTTCCCAGGAAGGACTCTGGGAATACGACTTTCGAACGGGCGAAGTCTTCCGCAATCGCGCGGTCTGGGAAATGTTGGGGATGTCCCCCCAGGAAGAATCGACCTCCGGCGACTACTGGATTGAACGGACCCATCCGCAGGATGTCGCGCTCCTCTATGAGTCCTGGGAAACAACCCTCAAAGCGGGACGTCCTACCTGGTCCTGCAACTACCGCCTGCGCCACAGCGATGGACACTATCTGCACATCGCTGACCAGGGTTTCTTCATCTATGGCGCTGATGGATCTCCCCTGCGTGCCTTCGGCTCCATGACCGACCGGACCGAGCAGCATCGGGCCGAAGAGGAGCTCCGTAAACGCGAAGCGACCCTGGCGCTGGCTCAGACCATCGCACACCTGGGGAGCTGGGAGTGGGACCTGATCACCGGGACGCAGGTCTGGTCGGAGGAGACCTTTCACATCTTTGGTTACGATCCCGAAACCACCACTCCTTCCCGGGCAACCTTCTTTGCTGCAGTTCATCCTGAAGATGCCGAGATGGTCCGCGTTGCGTTTGCCCAGGCCCTGGAGGGCGGCAAGCCATTCGATGTCGTGCATCGTGTGGTCCACTCCAACGGAGCCATTCGCTGGGCCAACGAGCAGTGCGAGATCATTCGTGACCCCGGAGGCGCGCCGATCATGATTCAGGGCACGACTCTGGATGTCACAGAACGGGTCCGGGCCAGCGAAGAAATCCGGGAGCGGGAAGAACGCTTCCGGCTCCTGGCGGACAGTTCCCCGGCACTGATTTATCTCGATGATGCCGAGGGAAAGCGGGAGTATGTGAATGTCCGCTGGCTGGAAGCCACCGGCAGCAGCCAGACTGCATTACTGGGGCTTGGCTGGCTCGACCGGGTCCACCAGGATGACATCGGCAACGTCATGGAGCGCTACCAGCAGTCGTTGCGGCAGCCTGAGCAGTACCAGATGGACTATCGACTGCGGTTTGCGGATGGGTCATGGCACTGGCTGCTGGACAGCGGCGCTCCCCGGTACGGCGGTGATGGCCGCTTCCTTGGGTTCATCGGCTCCTGCCTGGACATCACCGGCCGCAAAGTGACCGAGGACATGCAGCGACTTCTCTCACGACTGGGGGGTGTACTCACCGGGAGTCCGGATGTCGAGTCATCGCTGATACGCCTGGTTCAGCAGTGTGTCCCGGAATTGTGCGATCTCTGTCTGCTCGATTACCAGACCGATGACCCCGCTGTTGAAGCGAAGGAACTGCGACGTCTCGCGCTGGCACATCAGGACTTTAGTCTGCGTCAGCAGCTCATGGATCTGCTCCCAGCGACTGCGGCTGACTATCTGGTGTCCGGAGGCCTGGCGTGGGTATCTGCAACAAAGCAGACCCTGATGATTGAAAACAGTCTGACACCGGACAGTGCACTGAACCTCGCGCCCCTGGAACCACGACTACAGGAACTTACGGATGGTCACTCCGGGCTCCTGGTCCCCCTGATCCTGCGGGGGGAGGTCCGTGGCGTGCTGACACTCATTAACACGTCGGAGCGGGGTACGTTGCATCCCACGATTCGCGACACCGCAGAAGAGATTGCACGTCGGACCGCGTTGGCGGTGGACAATGCGCGGCTGTATCACGCCCTGCAGCTGGCAGATCAGCGCAAGGAGGCGTTCCTCGCGACCCTGGCGCATGAGCTAAGGAATCCGTCAGCAGCGATCCTGAGTGCCGCACAGTTGCTGAGGATTCCCGAATCCGACGACGCAATGCGGGAGTATGCGGTTGAGCTGATAGAGCGTCAGGGCGAGCATATCGGGCGACTACTGGAAGACCTGATGGATGTTTCGCGTATCAATGAGGGAAAGGTGAAGCTTCGACTGGAGGTGCTCGATCTGCGGACCGTGGTAACCCATGCCGAAAAAGCGCACCGACTGGCGATCGAAGATCGTGGTCACGAGTTGCAGGTGTTGCTGCCTGCAGATCCTGTCTGGATTCAGGGGGATGCGACACGCCTGGAGCAGATCGTCAGTAACCTGCTCAACAATGCCGCCAAATACACACCGGGACATGGGCACATCACGCTCGAACTGACCATCGAGTTGCAATCTGCCGAAGCGCTTTTCAGCGTGACCGATGACGGCATGGGCCTGGAACCGCATCTGGTGCCGCATCTGTTTGAAATGTTCTTTCAGGCTGAACGCGGGCTGGCCCGCAGCAAGGGTGGCTTGGGCATTGGTCTGACACTGGTGCGGATGCTGGTCGAGCTACACGGCGGAGCGGTGACTGCCGCGAGCCCTGGGCCGGGACTGGGCAGCACTTTTACGATTCGTCTTCCCCTCTCCGGAGCTCCCACGGAGACTGCGACACCACCTGATTCCGACAGAGTCACAGACCTGCCGATGGAGGTGGTGGTCGTTGATGACAACGTGGATGTCGGCCAGACCATGTCACGGCTGATCGCGTTCCAGGGACACCGCGTCACGACACTGAGCGACAGCACCCTGGCCGAAGCCGCCATTGCTGAAGTCTCGCCGGACCTGGTGCTGCTGGACATCGGGATGCCGGGGCTCGATGGCTACACGCTGGCTCGTCGGTTGCAATCACTTTCCTGCCGTCGGGGAATGCTGCTGGTGGCACTGACTGGTTATGGTCAGGAAGAAGATGAGCGACTGGCCCAGGAAGCAGGCTTTGACCTGCACCGGACCAAGCCCCTGGATCGCCGGGAGCTCGGGCTCCTGCTGGCGACGGCACAGGCGCGTCGCGCACAACGGGAAGCCTGA